CGCTTTGTGGATAAAGGTCATGTGATTGAGCGTTTTTTAGGCATTGTACAAGCCACTAATAATACTGCTGTCTCACGTAAGGTGGCTATTGATGATTTATTTTCTACTCATGGATTAAGCATGTCAAAGCTACGGGGGCAAGGTTATGGTGGGACAAGTAATATGCTAGGTGAGTTGAATAGTCTTAAGACACTTATAATGAAGGAGAACGAGTATGCCTATtatgttcattgctttgctCACGATCTTCATTCAACACTTATTGGTGTGGCAAAGGATCATTTTGAAATCTTTGGTCTCTTTACCTCGGTTGCCAATCTGGTGAATATTGTTGGGGCATTTGTTGAATGTCGTGATACTCTTCAGAAGAAACATGGTGCTTTGGTATCTGAAGCACTCAATACCAGTGATCTTCTAAGTGGACAAGGTCTGAATGAAGGCAGCTCAAAGTTTAAGAATTTAACAAGCGTGCTTACCATGTTCTCATCTGTGATAGATGTACTTGAGGTCATAGCAGATTTTGGATCAAAGACTGAGCAGAAATGTAAAGCAGAGGTTCTATTGGGTTCCCTCTGGTCCTTCGATTGTATTTTTAGTTTACATATGATGATAAATGTTTTGGGAATCACAGATGCTTTGTCACAGGCATTACAAAAAAAAGACCAGGATATCGTGAACGCCATTAACTTAGTCAGAAGATGTAAAGAAGAGctgaaaatgatgaaggagagtGGTTGGGATTCTTTACTCAATCAGGTTTTTTCTTTCTGTGACAAACATCAGATTAAAGTTCCTAACATGAATGACATGTTTCAAACTATAGGGATAAAAAAACCTCCGGTGGTAACAAACATGCATCATTATCGTGTTGATGTGTATTGTAATGTTATTGACATGCAACTTCAAGAGCTAAATATTCGTTTCGCTGAGTTGAATACTGAGTTGCTTCTTTGTGTGGCATGTTTGAATCCAAGCGATTCATTCTCTGCTTTTGACAAGAAAAAGTTGACTCGGCTTGCTCAGTATTACCCAAATGACTTTTCTGCACTTGACTTGATGATACTTGAAGATCAGCTTAAGATGTACATTATGGACTTGCGCTCCAGCATTGAGTTTTCAGGATTGAATGGGATTGCAGATCTTGCACAGAAAATGGTTGAGACAGAAAAAGACAGTGTTTACCCATTAGTTTACTTGCTGTTGACATTGGCACTTATCTTACCAGTTGCAACTCCTACTGTAGAGAGGGCGTTTTGTGCTACGAGGATTGTGAAGAACCGGTTACTCAATCAAATGGAAGATCAAAGGACGGATGATAGTTGGATTGCATATATTGAGAAAGACATTCTTGATAGTGTCGAACATGAGATCGTTATGCAACgatttcaaaatatgaaaacttGTCCATGGAAAATCTCATTGTAATGAATAGATATTTTATCAATCAACGCTGATGTTTTTGTCttgttattttcttattttgtctGAAATATTGTCAGTATAGACCTATGGTTCTGCATCCCTTGAATTTGAACAGGTTCAAGCATGACTGCTTGCTGAAGAAGCAATGACTGCAGAACATTGGAATTACAGGTTAGTGTCGAGAAGTAATGTATTTGAATGGCTGACCACTTTCTCGAATCTAGCTAGTGGATGACCATAGACTGCATTTCACAGTTAGAATTTGCCATGATATATCATACTGTAACGGAAAATTATAGGGTGTTACAATTGAACTGATTTAGATCCTTTTTCGACTTGTAACTTGTCATTATTGTCAATTCTCCACAGATACGAAAATAGGCGACCCAGCTCAATTTACTTTTATTGGTTGAAGCACACTTTGTTTTGTTGATTAACACAATGTGCGTCTCTGCTTCTCTGTCTAGTTACTACTTTTGGCATTTGCttcgatttgtgaacttcaaaCTCGTATAGATTCAAATGTAAGGGGGTACTTACGTTAGACAAGCCACGACGTTGTTCaagaatcaattagaaatgTTGTGGTTATAGGAGTCTTCTGGTTTCCCTCAAGTACTAGTCCAAATGCTTCGATAACCATTCCGAAGGAGGATGCTGGGCTTTATTCTATCGGAGTTCCACTTCCGGGGGTCTTACTTATGGTTATAGGACTCTTCTGGTTTCCCTTGAGTACTAGCTAAAGGATATTTGCTCATATCGGTTGATGCCGTACAGAATCTAATGGGCAGATTGGCTGCAGAGTAGTAAAGCTTGTTACCGGTTAGCCTGAACAAGATACAATTCATATGGTTCTCTGCATTCTCAAATATAGCAGTAGAACAAACCAGCAGCATTTTACAAGTCATATTTTGGCAGCGCATTTGTGACGGCGAAATATGACTATATTGTAGTATCAAGTGCGTCTTTAGTCTTAATTCA
This window of the Malus domestica chromosome 03, GDT2T_hap1 genome carries:
- the LOC103419363 gene encoding uncharacterized protein yields the protein MERYFKRKSSDESVESSLPPKENDKSSKHACVEINLEDLPVDPGLRTRIWDYHPNVREQVRRVYIQKGPFQPRDHDFPYKNIGGGPRRFIPAWFDEFPTWLEYSIAKDAAYCLCCYLFKPNTGEQAGGDCFISKGFSNWKKKERLQGHVGGCNSAHNQAWRTYDGLLKQNQARREYKTLLGLSIVCMRFLLHQGLIYCGDDEEYEGSNNEGVFLGLWNFQCGRHEELKAITLRNPPLSLKLTSPDTQKDIITAFSMEIINAIAKDIGDSYFSILIDELHEKSPMNQLAIVIRFVDKGHVIERFLGIVQATNNTAVSRKVAIDDLFSTHGLSMSKLRGQGYGGTSNMLGELNSLKTLIMKENEYAYYVHCFAHDLHSTLIGVAKDHFEIFGLFTSVANLVNIVGAFVECRDTLQKKHGALVSEALNTSDLLSGQGLNEGSSKFKNLTSVLTMFSSVIDVLEVIADFGSKTEQKCKAEVLLGSLWSFDCIFSLHMMINVLGITDALSQALQKKDQDIVNAINLVRRCKEELKMMKESGWDSLLNQVFSFCDKHQIKVPNMNDMFQTIGIKKPPVVTNMHHYRVDVYCNVIDMQLQELNIRFAELNTELLLCVACLNPSDSFSAFDKKKLTRLAQYYPNDFSALDLMILEDQLKMYIMDLRSSIEFSGLNGIADLAQKMVETEKDSVYPLVYLLLTLALILPVATPTVERAFCATRIVKNRLLNQMEDQRTDDSWIAYIEKDILDSVEHEIVMQRFQNMKTCPWKISL